In Bacillus thuringiensis, the DNA window TTGGACATGTGTTATGGAAAATGGTGATTTGGATATTACTTTTCATATGGAAAGTTTTTTTCTGGCCTGTTCGATTTATTGCTTCGCTCATATGGAAACTTCTCCCTAATCGTGTTAAACTTTTTATAATGAAACATGTAGGGTTCCTGCAATATATAGCAAAATTGAAGGGACACATCTTCCAATTATGGGAGCGTATAAAAAAGAAGTTAGGGGGACCTCGGAAATGAGGGAACTGAGACAAAGAACAATCGAAAAACAGAGTCCAAATCCTGTTAAAGAGCATATAATACAAACGGATGAGAACAGGAAGCGACTTTATCGCCGTTTAGCGGTTTTTCTTGTCTTTGCTTTTACAATTATTGCGAGTATTAGTGTAACGTTTTATCAACAAAACAGTTCCATTAGAGCAAAAGAAGCAAAAGTTAAGGACATGAAAAAAGAACTGGATTCATTAACGAATAAGGAAAAGAGTCTAAAAGACGAAGTTCAAAAGTTAAATGATGAAGAGTACGTATTAAAGATTGCTAGAAGGGATTATTTCTTCTCTGGAAAAGGGGAGATAATTTTTCCTGTTTCTAAGTAGAGTATGTCTTATTGACACTATATTTTAGGATTATATATAATAAAGTAAAATTTGA includes these proteins:
- the divIC gene encoding cell division protein DivIC, which encodes MRELRQRTIEKQSPNPVKEHIIQTDENRKRLYRRLAVFLVFAFTIIASISVTFYQQNSSIRAKEAKVKDMKKELDSLTNKEKSLKDEVQKLNDEEYVLKIARRDYFFSGKGEIIFPVSK